One part of the Arabidopsis thaliana chromosome 4, partial sequence genome encodes these proteins:
- the KCO5 gene encoding Ca2+ activated outward rectifying K+ channel 5 (Ca2+ activated outward rectifying K+ channel 5 (KCO5); FUNCTIONS IN: outward rectifier potassium channel activity; INVOLVED IN: potassium ion transport; LOCATED IN: plant-type vacuole membrane; EXPRESSED IN: 19 plant structures; EXPRESSED DURING: 7 growth stages; CONTAINS InterPro DOMAIN/s: Potassium channel, two pore-domain (InterPro:IPR003280), Ion transport 2 (InterPro:IPR013099); BEST Arabidopsis thaliana protein match is: Ca2+ activated outward rectifying K+ channel 6 (TAIR:AT4G18160.1); Has 4836 Blast hits to 4447 proteins in 1041 species: Archae - 139; Bacteria - 2196; Metazoa - 1258; Fungi - 189; Plants - 266; Viruses - 0; Other Eukaryotes - 788 (source: NCBI BLink).), protein MEPLISPQPRFRLQPIPENPSSSSSSASITIPRSISNTSFFHEISQERLLLHHQDLEQSVQDDKEDQDSDSDETNRFLSQTRPLHRSRTAPAMVIIKDLRTKPPETKKPSPVSKSIIRQAIFLLIVYLTLGVSIYSFNRDHYSGIETHPVVDALYFCIVTMCTIGYGDIAPLTPWTKIFAVVFVLFGFGFLDILLSGVVNYVLDLQESMILTGIQTRQHHQHHHHHRFSAKDYIIDFEKGRMRIRMKVCLALCVVVLCIGVGALVLHFVEELGFVDSVYLSVMSVTTVGYGDRAFKTLQGRLFAAVWLLVSTLAVARAFLYLAEARIDRRHRKAVKLALNREITVDDLLKADTYQHGFISKSEYIVLKLKEMGKITQKDIDQVVIQFEKLDPNQIGKITLPDLLGDPL, encoded by the exons ATGGAACCACTCATCAGCCCACAACCACGTTTCCGCCTCCAACCCATACCGGAAAatccctcctcctcctcctcctccgcctccaTCACAATCCCTCGCTCTATCTCAAACACTTCCTTCTTCCATGAAATCTCCCAAGAAcgtcttctccttcatcatcaaGACCTCGAACAATCCGTACAAGACGACAAAGAAGACCAAGACTCAGACTCAGACGAAACAAATCGCTTTTTATCTCAGACAAGACCACTTCACCGATCTCGTACAGCTCCAGCTATGGTAATCATCAAAGACTTAAGAACCAAACCtccagaaaccaaaaaaccatCACCAGTCTCTAAATCCATAATCAGACAAGCGATTTTCTTGCTAATCGTCTACTTAACCTTAGGCGTTTCAATCTACTCATTCAATCGTGACCACTACTCAGGAATCGAAACCCATCCTGTAGTCGACGCTCTCTATTTCTGTATCGTCACTATGTGTACTATTGGTTACGGTGACATCGCTCCGTTGACTCCATGGACAAAGATCTTCGCTGTTGTTTTCGTCTTGTTCGGATTCGGGTTCTTGGATATTTTACTCAGTGGTGTTGTTAACTACGTTTTGGATCTTCAAGAGAGTATGATTCTCACCGGAATCCAAACGAGGCAGCATCATcaacaccatcatcatcatagaTTCTCTGCTAAAgattatattattgattttgagaaaGGGAGGATGAGGATAAGGATGAAAGTTTGTTTAGCGTTATGCGTCGTCGTTTTGTGTATCGGTGTTGGTGCTTTGGTTTTGCATTTCGTTGAGGAATTGGGTTTTGTTGATTCGGTTTATTTGTCGGTTATGTCGGTGACTACTGTTGGTTATGGTGATCGTGCTTTTAAAACGCTTCAAGGGAGGCTTTTTGCGGCGGTTTGGCTACTTGTTTCGACTCTTGCGGTGGCGCGTGCGTTTTTGTATTTGGCGGAAGCGAGAATTGATCGCCGGCATCGGAAAGCTGTTAAATTGGCGTTGAATAGAGAAATCACTGTTGATGATTTGCTCAAAGCTGATACTTATCAACATGGTTTCATCAG TAAATCAGAGTATATAGTGTTGAAGCTTAAGGAAATGGGGAAGATCACTCAGAAAGACATTGACCAAGTTGTGATTCAGTTCGAGAAACTTGATCCTAATCAAATAGGAAAAATCACATTACCTGATCTTTTGGGGGATCCTTTGTGA
- the SAM-2 gene encoding S-adenosylmethionine synthetase 2 (S-adenosylmethionine synthetase 2 (SAM-2); FUNCTIONS IN: copper ion binding, methionine adenosyltransferase activity; INVOLVED IN: one-carbon metabolic process, S-adenosylmethionine biosynthetic process; LOCATED IN: nucleolus, cell wall; EXPRESSED IN: 27 plant structures; EXPRESSED DURING: 17 growth stages; CONTAINS InterPro DOMAIN/s: S-adenosylmethionine synthetase (InterPro:IPR002133), S-adenosylmethionine synthetase superfamily (InterPro:IPR022636), S-adenosylmethionine synthetase, N-terminal (InterPro:IPR022628), S-adenosylmethionine synthetase, C-terminal (InterPro:IPR022630), S-adenosylmethionine synthetase, conserved site (InterPro:IPR022631), S-adenosylmethionine synthetase, central domain (InterPro:IPR022629); BEST Arabidopsis thaliana protein match is: S-adenosylmethionine synthetase 1 (TAIR:AT1G02500.2); Has 10906 Blast hits to 10898 proteins in 2898 species: Archae - 12; Bacteria - 5497; Metazoa - 373; Fungi - 167; Plants - 706; Viruses - 1; Other Eukaryotes - 4150 (source: NCBI BLink).), which translates to METFLFTSESVNEGHPDKLCDQISDAVLDACLEQDPDSKVACETCTKTNMVMVFGEITTKATIDYEKIVRDTCRSIGFISDDVGLDADKCKVLVNIEQQSPDIAQGVHGHFTKRPEDIGAGDQGHMFGYATDETPELMPLSHVLATKIGARLTEVRKNGTCRWLRPDGKTQVTVEYYNDNGAMVPVRVHTVLISTQHDETVTNDEIARDLKEHVIKPIIPEKYLDDKTIFHLNPSGRFVIGGPHGDAGLTGRKIIIDTYGGWGAHGGGAFSGKDPTKVDRSGAYIVRQAAKSVVANGMARRALVQVSYAIGVPEPLSVFVDTYGTGLIPDKEILKIVKETFDFRPGMMTINLDLKRGGNGRFQKTAAYGHFGRDDPDFTWEVVKPLKWDKPQA; encoded by the coding sequence ATGGAGACTTTCCTATTCACATCTGAGTCTGTGAACGAAGGACACCCTGACAAGCTTTGCGACCAGATCTCTGATGCAGTCCTTGATGCCTGCCTTGAGCAAGACCCTGATAGCAAAGTTGCTTGTGAGACATGCACCAAGACCAACATGGTCATGGTTTTCGGTGAGATCACCACCAAGGCTACGATTGACTACGAGAAGATTGTCCGTGACACTTGCCGTTCCATTGGATTCATCTCTGACGATGTTGGTCTTGATGCTGACAAATGCAAAGTCCTTGTTAACATTGAACAACAGAGCCCAGACATTGCTCAAGGTGTTCACGGTCACTTCACCAAACGTCCAGAAGACATTGGAGCTGGTGACCAAGGACACATGTTTGGTTATGCCACTGATGAAACCCCTGAGCTCATGCCTTTGAGTCATGTCCTTGCAACCAAGATTGGTGCTCGTCTCACTGAAGTCAGGAAGAATGGAACTTGCCGTTGGTTAAGACCAGATGGCAAGACCCAAGTCACTGTTGAGTACTACAATGACAATGGCGCTATGGTTCCAGTCCGTGTCCACACCGTCCTGATCTCAACCCAGCACGATGAAACCGTTACCAATGACGAGATTGCGCGTGACCTCAAGGAGCATGTGATCAAACCAATCATCCCAGAGAAATACCTTGACGACAAAACCATCTTCCACCTCAACCCATCAGGCCGGTTTGTGATCGGGGGACCACACGGTGATGCTGGTTTAACTGGACGTAAGATCATCATTGACACATACGGAGGATGGGGAGCTCATGGAGGTGGTGCTTTCTCAGGCAAAGACCCAACCAAAGTCGACAGAAGTGGAGCTTACATCGTGAGGCAAGCAGCAAAGAGTGTGGTGGCTAATGGCATGGCTCGCAGGGCTCTTGTCCAGGTCTCATACGCCATTGGAGTACCCGAGCCATTGTCTGTCTTCGTTGACACTTACGGAACAGGGTTGATTCCAGACAAGGAGATCCTGAAGATCGTGAAAGAGACATTCGATTTCAGACCAGGAATGATGACAATCAACTTGGACTTGAAGAGAGGAGGAAATGGAAGGTTTCAGAAAACGGCAGCGTATGGACATTTCGGAAGAGACGACCCTGACTTCACCTGGGAGGTCGTGAAGCCACTCAAGTGGGACAAACCTCAAGCTTAA